In Thermus aquaticus, the sequence TTGCCCCCATGAGGAGGGCCTCCAGGTCCGCCCCGGCGAAGGCCAGGGGGAGAAGGCCCACGGGGGAGAGGACGGAAAACCGCCCCCCCACCTCCTTGGGGATGGCGAAGGCCCTCAAGCCCTCCCGCGCGGCCAGGGCCCGCAAGGGGCCCGCCTCGGGGTCGGTGGTCACCACCAGGTGGCGGCGCCAGGCCTCCCCCAGAGCGCCCTTGAGCCAGTCCAGGAAGACGAGGAAGCCGGCCAGGGTCTCGGCGGTGGTGCCGGATTTGGAGACCACGTTGACCAGGGTCTTCCTGGGGTCCAGGGCGCGGAGGAGCTTGATGACGGGCTCGGGCTCCACGTGGTCCACGTAGTGGAAGCGCACCCCGCTCTCGTTGAAGGCGGCCTCGAGGGCCTTGGGCCCTAGGGCGCTTCCCCCGATACCGATTAGGACGAAGTCCTCCACCCAGGGGTTCGCCTCCCGGTAGCGGCGGATCTCCCGAAGGGTTTCCGTGTCCTCAGGGAGGTCCAAAAAGCCCAGCATGCTCCCCGGGGTCTTGCGCTTGGCCAGAAGGCTTCTTCGGGCCTCCTCCAGGAGGGGGGCGTGGGCCTTCAAGGCCTCGGGAAAATCGGGCAGAAAGCGGGTGTCCAGCCGCAGCATGGGGTCAGTCTACCCCACCTGCCCCCCTGGGGGAACACCTACGTCCTCGTGAGCCAAGCCGCTGAGGAAGCCTTACTGGATGTATCTTGCCCCCTGAGGGAGGTCCTACCGCCCTTACACTCGGGCCTCCACGCCCGCGATTTTGATCGGTAGCCACCTGCTCCGGCCTCCCCGCCGCACAAAATGCTTACACGACCCTGGCGGAAGGCGGGGCTTTCCATCCAGGCCCAAAAGGCGGCCTCGCTCTCCCAGAGGGTGAGGACGATGTAGGGGTCCTCGGGGTTCTTGGGCCTCAGGACCAGGTTGCGCAGGAACCCCGGCGCCCGGTCCGCCAGGCGGGCCCGCTGGCGGAAGGCCTCCTCAAAGGCCTCGCGGTACTCCGGCCTCACGGGGATGCGGTTCATGGTCACGAACACTTCACCACCTCCAAAACCCCTCAGGGCAGGCTAAGCTCCAGGGCCCCGAGGACCCTCTCCCCCCGCAGGAGCCGGGCCAGAAGGCCCACCCCTTCCACCACCAAGGGGGTGAGGGCCTGGAAGGGGGCGGCGTCCAGGAGGTAGCCCCTCTTCCCCTTTAGGTACTCCCCCAGCCAGCCGCCCCGGGCCAGATGGGCCTCCACTGCTTCCCGGGCCGCCTCCAGGCCGTAGCCGCAGAAGGCCAGGAAGACCACCTGGGCCTGGGGAAGGTCCTCTGGGCTCGCCCTCCGGCTCG encodes:
- the pgi gene encoding glucose-6-phosphate isomerase — translated: MLRLDTRFLPDFPEALKAHAPLLEEARRSLLAKRKTPGSMLGFLDLPEDTETLREIRRYREANPWVEDFVLIGIGGSALGPKALEAAFNESGVRFHYVDHVEPEPVIKLLRALDPRKTLVNVVSKSGTTAETLAGFLVFLDWLKGALGEAWRRHLVVTTDPEAGPLRALAAREGLRAFAIPKEVGGRFSVLSPVGLLPLAFAGADLEALLMGARKANETALAPVEESLPLKTALLLHLHRHLPVHVFMVYSERLKHLPEWFVQLHDESLGKRDKEGNRVGTTALPALGPQDQHAQVQLFREGPLDKLLALVVPESPLEDLRIPPAEGLEAASYLFGKTLFGLLRAEAEATYQALAEAGQRVYALYLSQVSPYAVGWLLQHLMWQTAFLGELWGVNAFDQPGVELGKRLTRAFLEAWK
- a CDS encoding antibiotic biosynthesis monooxygenase family protein, translated to MFVTMNRIPVRPEYREAFEEAFRQRARLADRAPGFLRNLVLRPKNPEDPYIVLTLWESEAAFWAWMESPAFRQGRVSILCGGEAGAGGYRSKSRAWRPECKGGRTSLRGQDTSSKASSAAWLTRT